The region TAACTCTTTAGCCTCAACATTTCCAATGAAATTTAATACACCCATCTCGTTAAGCAGTGTATGTACTGTTTTTAATAGGTCATTTCCTTTTACTGCTTCCTCACCAATACTTAATAATCCAACTCTTGGATTATTTTTATGTAACATTATTTTAGAATATATAGATCCCATTATAGCAAATTGTATATAATGGATTGGTTTGCACTGTATATTAGCGCCTACATCTAACATAACAAAATGCCCTGTTATATTTGGCATTATTGTAGCGATAGCTGGTCTTTCAACACCTTCTAATGTGTTAAGTATAAGCTTTGCAGTTGCCATAACAGCACCAGTATTGCCAGCACTAAAGAAAGAAGATGCCTTCTTTTCTTTAACAAGTTTTAAACCAATATGAATAGAAGAATTTTTTTTTCTTCTAATAGATGTGACAGGATTGTCAGCCATGCCAATTATTTCTTTTGATTCAATTAATTTTATTTTTTTATGCTCCTGGATTTTAAAGGTATCTAGTATTGGTTTTATTTTCTCTTTTACGCCAACTAAGAGAATTTCAATATCATTATTTTCCTCTACTGCCTTGATAACTCCTTTTATAATCTCGTTTGGAGCATAATCGCCACCATGTGCATCAACGGCAATAGTAATCATTAAACCTCTTCTTTCTCAATATATTC is a window of Deferribacterota bacterium DNA encoding:
- the plsX gene encoding phosphate acyltransferase PlsX, encoding MITIAVDAHGGDYAPNEIIKGVIKAVEENNDIEILLVGVKEKIKPILDTFKIQEHKKIKLIESKEIIGMADNPVTSIRRKKNSSIHIGLKLVKEKKASSFFSAGNTGAVMATAKLILNTLEGVERPAIATIMPNITGHFVMLDVGANIQCKPIHYIQFAIMGSIYSKIMLHKNNPRVGLLSIGEEAVKGNDLLKTVHTLLNEMGVLNFIGNVEAKELFRDTCDVVVTDGFTGNIALKTSESAAWYISTLLKEELSKNIPSKIAALLAKPVFKRLKKRADYEEYGGALLIGVDGITIIGHGSSNAYAVKNAIGVAKELAKNNINQKITEQIYSIYGDLLKTEKYSAFWHNLKERIKNMTLKHFRE